The following coding sequences lie in one Myxococcus xanthus genomic window:
- a CDS encoding HAD family hydrolase has product MAIACVVLDFDGTFTDVAAESAPFLRHFRQGLAAALGEDLEAAWEEEVATLRAGADALGWDLGGRVVAPATADPYLTATCAAHRLMQRFGQGQDEARRSDVVQKLYREAYAHSATAFKPEAKEVLEALVATGLPVTVVTNAHTDLVEKKLDQLAPKGREKLTVSGDARKFLLDPPDAPDARFTAVPETQTLDGVLRRPVYLRRGRYFEALKRVWASTGTTPEQTLVAGDIYELDLALPAALGAHVQLVARDNVLPYELKAMELLGARGGVDRSLHGVLPRLR; this is encoded by the coding sequence ATGGCGATTGCGTGCGTGGTGCTGGACTTCGACGGAACCTTCACGGACGTGGCGGCGGAGAGCGCCCCCTTCCTCCGGCATTTCCGGCAGGGCCTGGCGGCGGCGTTGGGCGAGGATTTGGAGGCCGCGTGGGAGGAGGAGGTCGCCACGTTGCGCGCGGGCGCGGACGCGCTGGGTTGGGATTTGGGCGGCCGGGTGGTGGCGCCCGCCACGGCGGACCCGTACCTGACGGCCACCTGCGCGGCCCACCGCCTCATGCAGCGCTTCGGGCAGGGCCAGGACGAGGCCCGCCGCTCCGACGTGGTGCAGAAGCTCTACCGCGAGGCCTACGCGCACTCGGCCACCGCCTTCAAGCCGGAGGCGAAGGAGGTGCTGGAGGCGCTGGTGGCCACGGGCCTGCCGGTGACGGTGGTGACCAACGCGCACACCGACCTGGTGGAGAAGAAGCTGGACCAGTTGGCGCCCAAGGGGCGCGAGAAGCTGACGGTGTCCGGGGATGCGCGCAAGTTCCTCCTGGACCCGCCGGACGCGCCGGATGCCCGCTTCACCGCGGTACCGGAGACGCAGACGCTGGACGGTGTGCTGCGCCGCCCCGTCTACCTGCGCCGGGGCCGGTACTTCGAGGCCCTCAAGCGCGTCTGGGCGTCCACGGGCACCACGCCGGAACAGACGCTGGTGGCCGGTGACATCTACGAGCTGGACCTGGCGCTGCCCGCCGCGCTGGGCGCGCACGTGCAACTGGTGGCCCGCGACAACGTGCTGCCCTACGAGCTGAAGGCCATGGAGCTGCTGGGCGCGCGCGGCGGCGTGGACCGCAGCCTGCACGGCGTGCTGCCCCGCCTTCGCTGA
- the atpA gene encoding F0F1 ATP synthase subunit alpha, translating to MEIRADEISRIIREQIKDYGKKVTVAETGTVLSVGDGIARIYGLEGALAGELVEFANGVQGLVLNLEEDNVGVAIMGDFQAIREGDTVKRTQQIASVPVGKELLGRVVDPLGKPLDGKGPIAATETRRLEVKAPGIVSRKSVHEPLQTGIKALDALVPVGRGQRELIIGDRQTGKTAVAIDTIINQKGLNVYCIYVAIGQKQSTVAQVVEKLNRYGAMEYTTVVASNASDPAPMQFFAPYAGVAMGEYFRDNKMHALIVYDDLSKQAVAYRQLSLLLRRPPGREAYPGDVFYVHSRLLERAAKLSDEEGAGSLTALPIIETQAGDVSAYIPTNVISITDGQIFLETDLFFAGVRPAINVGLSVSRVGSAAQIKAMKQVAGTMKLELAQYRELAAFAQFGSDLDKATQETLARGARMVELLKQGQYEPMPVEKQVMQIYAATNRDDPKKRGWIRDIPTADVVRWMREFLEFADGKHPNVAKDLASKRELTADIKTALSKAITEFNEVFQPTPGAKV from the coding sequence ATGGAAATCCGCGCCGACGAGATCAGCAGAATCATCCGGGAGCAGATCAAGGACTACGGGAAGAAGGTCACCGTCGCTGAGACGGGTACCGTGCTGTCCGTCGGTGACGGTATCGCGCGCATCTACGGCCTCGAGGGCGCGCTCGCCGGTGAGCTCGTGGAGTTCGCCAACGGCGTGCAGGGCCTCGTCCTCAACCTGGAAGAGGACAACGTCGGCGTCGCCATCATGGGTGACTTCCAGGCCATCCGCGAGGGTGACACGGTCAAGCGCACCCAGCAGATTGCCTCCGTGCCGGTGGGCAAGGAGCTGCTCGGCCGCGTGGTGGACCCGCTCGGCAAGCCGCTGGACGGCAAGGGCCCCATCGCCGCCACCGAGACGCGCCGCCTGGAAGTGAAGGCGCCCGGCATCGTGTCCCGCAAGAGCGTGCACGAGCCCCTGCAGACGGGCATCAAGGCGCTGGACGCGCTGGTGCCGGTGGGTCGTGGTCAGCGCGAGCTCATCATCGGTGACCGTCAGACGGGCAAGACGGCCGTCGCCATCGACACCATCATCAACCAGAAGGGCCTGAACGTTTACTGCATCTACGTGGCCATCGGCCAGAAGCAGTCGACGGTGGCCCAGGTGGTGGAGAAGCTGAACCGCTACGGCGCCATGGAGTACACCACGGTGGTGGCGTCCAACGCCTCCGACCCGGCCCCCATGCAGTTCTTCGCGCCGTACGCCGGCGTGGCCATGGGCGAGTACTTCCGCGACAACAAGATGCACGCGCTCATCGTGTACGACGACCTGTCCAAGCAGGCCGTGGCGTACCGCCAGCTGTCGCTGCTGCTCCGCCGTCCGCCGGGACGCGAGGCCTACCCCGGCGACGTGTTCTACGTGCACAGCCGCCTGCTGGAGCGCGCCGCCAAGCTGTCCGACGAGGAGGGCGCCGGTTCGCTCACCGCGCTCCCCATCATCGAGACGCAGGCCGGTGACGTGTCGGCGTACATCCCGACGAACGTCATCTCCATCACCGACGGGCAGATCTTCCTCGAGACGGACCTCTTCTTCGCCGGCGTCCGCCCGGCCATCAACGTGGGCCTCTCCGTGTCCCGCGTCGGTTCGGCCGCGCAGATCAAGGCCATGAAGCAGGTCGCCGGCACCATGAAGCTGGAGCTCGCGCAGTACCGCGAGCTGGCCGCCTTCGCCCAGTTCGGCTCCGACCTCGACAAGGCCACCCAGGAGACGCTGGCGCGCGGCGCCCGCATGGTGGAGCTGCTCAAGCAGGGCCAGTACGAGCCCATGCCCGTCGAGAAGCAGGTCATGCAGATCTACGCCGCCACCAACCGCGACGACCCCAAGAAGCGCGGCTGGATTCGCGACATCCCGACGGCCGACGTGGTGCGCTGGATGCGTGAGTTCCTGGAGTTCGCCGACGGCAAGCACCCGAACGTCGCCAAGGACCTGGCGTCGAAGCGTGAGCTGACCGCCGACATCAAGACGGCGCTGAGCAAGGCCATCACCGAGTTCAACGAGGTCTTCCAGCCGACGCCGGGCGCCAAGGTTTAA
- a CDS encoding PAS domain-containing sensor histidine kinase, with translation MSQSLLHRYSEGPSTLAAPEEARPFLGALLSAAGCGVALLDRELRPVWVNATLAALSGLEPRAHVGRPLAELWPQVAQALSPLLARALSGEDVTDTPVRGVLAPAAGERHLRVGLSPALQGGALAGVALWVRDETERFLEEQRLRARESHMRSLADVACDGHFLHDNGIVMDANRAMSQLLGYASPSEMIGRHLADYVAPEFRSQVGLVLSRGLEAPYEVVVLRRDGQRLPLEVLGRYVTWEGRQVRLVAVWDISSRKAAEELSANTEQFRHQMLGAVDAELRAPLQSLREGTRSLQRLDGLEEPQRTLVSQVARSARRMERMLQELMDFTRTRLAGGLALRPEPAVLDAVVTRVVEERRREHPGRTLHLETEGDLRGHWDTHRLAQLADNLLGSVLHQGAEDSPVTLRAVGAVGGVTLCVQSPRLTVAAEERSSLFEPFRRERSATPEGLGLGLYIARQIAVAHGGKLAVESCSGGGMSFTAWLPREGPGH, from the coding sequence ATGTCGCAGTCCCTACTCCACCGGTATTCCGAAGGTCCGTCCACGCTGGCGGCGCCCGAGGAGGCTCGGCCCTTTCTGGGGGCCCTCCTGAGCGCGGCGGGTTGTGGGGTGGCCCTGCTGGACCGGGAGCTGCGTCCGGTGTGGGTGAATGCCACGCTGGCGGCGCTGTCCGGCCTGGAGCCGCGCGCGCACGTGGGCCGTCCTCTCGCGGAGCTGTGGCCGCAGGTGGCGCAGGCGCTGTCACCGCTGCTGGCCCGGGCACTCTCCGGAGAGGACGTCACGGATACCCCTGTGCGGGGCGTGCTGGCCCCCGCCGCGGGTGAGCGGCACCTGCGGGTGGGTCTGTCCCCGGCGCTGCAGGGCGGCGCGCTGGCGGGGGTGGCATTGTGGGTGCGCGATGAGACGGAGCGCTTCCTCGAGGAGCAGCGGCTGCGCGCGCGGGAGTCTCACATGCGCAGCCTGGCGGACGTGGCCTGCGACGGGCACTTCCTGCATGACAACGGCATCGTGATGGACGCCAACCGCGCGATGTCGCAGCTGCTCGGCTACGCGTCACCCTCAGAGATGATCGGCCGGCACCTGGCGGACTACGTCGCCCCGGAGTTCCGCTCGCAGGTGGGGCTGGTGCTCAGCCGCGGGCTGGAGGCCCCCTACGAGGTGGTCGTCCTCCGCCGGGATGGCCAGCGGCTGCCCCTGGAGGTGCTGGGGCGCTACGTGACGTGGGAAGGCCGGCAGGTGCGGTTGGTCGCCGTCTGGGACATCAGCAGCCGCAAGGCCGCGGAGGAGCTCTCCGCGAACACCGAGCAGTTCCGGCACCAGATGCTGGGCGCCGTAGACGCGGAGCTGCGAGCGCCCCTGCAATCACTGCGGGAGGGCACGCGCTCCCTGCAGCGGCTGGACGGGCTGGAGGAGCCGCAGCGGACCCTGGTGAGCCAGGTGGCCCGGTCCGCCCGGCGCATGGAGCGGATGCTCCAGGAGTTGATGGACTTCACCCGCACGCGGCTGGCGGGCGGACTGGCGCTGCGGCCAGAGCCCGCCGTGCTGGACGCGGTGGTGACGCGCGTCGTGGAGGAGCGCCGCCGTGAGCATCCCGGGCGAACCCTCCACCTGGAGACGGAAGGCGACCTGCGCGGACACTGGGATACCCACCGGCTGGCGCAACTGGCCGACAACCTCCTGGGCAGCGTGCTCCATCAAGGGGCCGAGGATTCGCCGGTCACCCTGCGCGCGGTGGGCGCGGTGGGCGGCGTCACGCTGTGTGTGCAGAGTCCCAGACTCACGGTGGCGGCGGAGGAGCGCTCCTCCCTCTTCGAGCCCTTCCGCAGGGAGCGCAGCGCCACGCCAGAGGGCCTGGGCCTGGGGCTCTACATCGCCAGGCAGATCGCCGTGGCCCACGGCGGGAAGCTGGCGGTGGAGTCCTGCTCCGGGGGCGGCATGAGTTTCACCGCCTGGCTGCCCCGCGAGGGGCCGGGGCATTGA
- the atpH gene encoding ATP synthase F1 subunit delta: MVNVSIARRYARALLDVASEAGRTDAVAEQLTAFADVIAKNAELTDVLVNPAYTREQRLRVVESVMQAIPGGVEATLANTLRLLVDRNRLGYLADIARLFRDMADARAGRVRGHVTSAAPLPADALAQLQQTLQQLTQRNVLLETRVDPSLLGGVSAQVGSILYDGSIRTQLEEMRRELKQR, from the coding sequence ATGGTGAACGTGTCGATCGCCCGCCGCTACGCCCGCGCCCTCCTCGATGTCGCTTCGGAGGCGGGCCGCACTGACGCCGTCGCCGAGCAGCTCACCGCCTTCGCCGACGTCATCGCGAAGAACGCCGAGCTGACGGATGTGCTCGTCAACCCCGCCTACACCCGTGAGCAACGCCTGCGGGTGGTGGAGTCGGTGATGCAGGCCATCCCCGGCGGCGTGGAGGCCACGCTGGCCAACACCCTCCGCCTGCTGGTGGACCGCAACCGCCTGGGCTACCTGGCGGACATCGCCCGCCTCTTCCGCGACATGGCTGACGCCCGTGCCGGCCGCGTCCGGGGCCACGTCACCAGCGCCGCGCCGCTTCCGGCCGACGCCCTTGCCCAGCTCCAGCAGACCCTGCAGCAGCTGACCCAGCGCAACGTCCTTCTGGAGACGCGCGTGGACCCCAGCCTGTTGGGTGGTGTCTCCGCCCAGGTGGGCAGCATCCTCTACGACGGCAGCATCCGGACCCAGCTCGAAGAGATGCGCCGCGAATTGAAGCAGCGCTGA
- a CDS encoding Hsp70 family protein, whose amino-acid sequence MHDLVIGIDLGTTNSAVATVEDGRPRMIPPRAGGRLTPSTLGVNKAGERVVGVAAQSLGEEHPDSVVWATKRFLGRRYTPELVQEAKALVPYPLVAGPSGDVRVRLAGRVMPVTQVSAMILGELALDAQAHFGRPVTKCVITVPANFDDNQRQATREAASIAGLDVVRLVNEPTAAALAYGLSRGFEGNALVFDLGGGTFDVSILEVKSGVFEVRATGGDPRLGGEDFDQRIVQWLLAQVDDELRHVVSQDAQSLRRLKVAAESAKRELTEKEEASIYVAGLGDHSAPGKRMAELETVLTRSFFETLSEPLSRRCLDVCESVMREAKMDPHAVDVVLLVGGMTRVPLVRRLVADFFGRAPSTDVHPEEAVALGAAVQADELVRQSGQALLLDVAAQSLGVGVMGGRVKRLIPKNTGVPVVARDIFYPGSSGQQEARIPVYQGESEFQDENYKLGEVVLKRLHVAARGEVPLEVVFELSSEAILSVKATDLTSGNMEAVRLEARAGLPQGEAEKLGAEQAHYARSQGVVDAKRAEELFRKLLERGEKLARLLQRSAQENPSPEAQATLGTVQRLLDGGRSALDSGNAAQCATIAKQLTRLLSGRQEPRA is encoded by the coding sequence ATGCATGACCTCGTCATCGGCATCGACCTGGGTACTACCAACAGCGCCGTGGCGACCGTGGAAGACGGACGCCCGCGCATGATTCCCCCGCGCGCGGGTGGCCGGTTGACGCCGTCCACGCTGGGCGTGAACAAAGCTGGCGAGCGCGTGGTGGGCGTCGCGGCACAATCCCTGGGCGAGGAGCACCCGGACTCCGTGGTGTGGGCCACCAAGCGTTTCCTGGGGCGCCGCTACACGCCGGAGCTGGTTCAGGAGGCGAAGGCGCTGGTGCCGTATCCGCTGGTGGCCGGGCCCTCTGGCGACGTGCGCGTGCGGCTCGCCGGGCGGGTGATGCCCGTCACGCAGGTGTCCGCGATGATTCTGGGCGAGCTGGCCCTGGACGCGCAGGCGCACTTCGGCCGCCCCGTTACCAAGTGTGTCATCACGGTTCCGGCCAACTTCGACGACAACCAGCGGCAGGCCACGCGCGAGGCGGCCAGCATCGCCGGGCTGGACGTGGTGCGGCTGGTGAACGAGCCCACCGCCGCGGCGCTGGCGTATGGCCTGTCACGCGGCTTCGAAGGCAACGCGCTGGTGTTCGACCTGGGCGGTGGCACCTTCGATGTGTCCATCCTCGAGGTGAAGTCCGGTGTCTTCGAGGTGCGCGCCACCGGCGGCGATCCGCGGCTGGGTGGCGAGGACTTCGACCAGCGCATCGTCCAGTGGCTCCTGGCGCAGGTGGACGATGAGCTGCGGCACGTGGTGTCGCAGGACGCGCAGAGCCTGCGCCGGCTGAAGGTGGCCGCCGAGTCCGCCAAGCGCGAGCTCACCGAGAAGGAAGAGGCGTCCATCTACGTCGCCGGGTTGGGCGACCACTCGGCGCCCGGCAAGCGGATGGCGGAGCTGGAGACGGTGCTGACGCGCTCCTTCTTCGAAACGCTGTCCGAGCCGCTGTCGCGCCGCTGCCTCGATGTCTGCGAGTCGGTGATGCGCGAGGCGAAGATGGACCCCCACGCGGTGGACGTGGTGCTGCTGGTGGGCGGCATGACGCGCGTGCCGCTGGTGCGGCGGTTGGTGGCGGACTTTTTCGGCCGCGCGCCCTCCACGGACGTGCACCCGGAGGAGGCCGTCGCGCTGGGCGCTGCGGTGCAGGCCGACGAGCTCGTCCGCCAGTCCGGTCAGGCGCTGCTGCTGGACGTCGCCGCCCAGAGCCTGGGCGTGGGCGTCATGGGTGGGCGCGTGAAGCGGCTCATCCCGAAGAACACCGGCGTGCCGGTGGTGGCGCGGGACATCTTCTATCCGGGCAGCTCCGGCCAGCAGGAAGCGCGCATCCCCGTGTATCAGGGCGAGAGCGAGTTCCAGGACGAGAACTACAAGCTGGGCGAGGTGGTGCTGAAGCGCCTCCACGTCGCCGCGCGCGGAGAGGTGCCGCTGGAGGTCGTCTTCGAGCTGTCCAGCGAGGCCATCCTGTCCGTCAAGGCCACGGACCTGACCTCGGGCAACATGGAGGCCGTGCGGCTGGAGGCCCGTGCGGGGCTGCCGCAGGGCGAGGCGGAGAAGCTGGGCGCGGAGCAGGCCCACTACGCGCGCTCGCAGGGCGTGGTGGACGCGAAGCGCGCGGAGGAGCTGTTCCGCAAGCTGCTGGAGCGCGGGGAGAAGCTGGCGCGGTTGCTCCAGCGCAGCGCGCAGGAGAACCCCAGCCCGGAGGCGCAGGCCACCCTGGGCACGGTGCAGCGTCTGTTGGATGGTGGCCGCTCTGCCCTCGACAGCGGCAACGCGGCGCAGTGCGCCACCATTGCCAAGCAGCTCACGCGGTTGTTGTCCGGTCGCCAGGAGCCTCGCGCCTGA
- a CDS encoding TIGR02266 family protein, producing the protein MSPPPNARDTVFVVDDSRTAREVVRLHLTRLGCEAVALEGGEACMAELARRTPALILLDLRMERMQGDEVCRLVKAHAAGRNVPVIMFTSGGEPHEVMHCWRAGADDFLPKPVALGALEAKLAAVRQARERVREGPPRGRRVLLVEGGRFLHTFLGGSLEQEGLHVLYARDMGDAANLAAEHGAQLDGFVVDVSRTPREALALATKLHDAHPRKPLVLLSRAEESQEVLARAQALGGAPLLEKRHMGADELLGCVLGRLVPGHAPLRAAERVPFFTVVEFTTPNGATLSGFSHDAGPGALFVRTLTPAREGTRLTLKVLLAGQRAPCTAEATVAWSNPPLPQGVFRSSVGMGLRLEHMDPVLTQQFVRFVPRGLGFPAPGSPRASGF; encoded by the coding sequence ATGAGCCCTCCTCCCAACGCGCGTGACACCGTGTTCGTGGTGGATGACTCCCGTACCGCCCGGGAGGTGGTGCGCCTGCACCTGACACGGCTGGGCTGCGAGGCGGTGGCGCTGGAGGGCGGCGAGGCGTGCATGGCCGAGCTGGCCCGGCGCACCCCGGCGCTCATCCTGTTGGACCTGCGCATGGAGCGCATGCAGGGGGACGAGGTGTGCCGGCTGGTGAAGGCACACGCCGCGGGGCGCAACGTGCCCGTCATCATGTTCACCTCCGGCGGCGAGCCCCACGAGGTGATGCACTGCTGGCGCGCGGGCGCCGACGACTTCCTGCCCAAGCCGGTGGCGCTGGGCGCCCTGGAGGCGAAGCTGGCCGCGGTGCGCCAGGCCCGGGAGCGTGTCCGCGAGGGCCCGCCGCGTGGGCGCCGGGTGCTGCTGGTGGAGGGCGGCCGTTTCCTGCACACCTTCCTGGGCGGCTCGTTGGAGCAGGAGGGCCTCCACGTCCTCTACGCCCGGGACATGGGGGACGCGGCGAACCTGGCGGCGGAGCACGGCGCGCAGTTGGATGGCTTCGTGGTGGACGTGTCGCGCACGCCGCGCGAGGCGCTGGCCCTGGCCACGAAGCTCCACGACGCGCACCCGCGCAAGCCGCTGGTGCTGCTGTCGCGCGCGGAGGAGTCGCAGGAGGTGCTCGCCCGGGCGCAGGCGCTGGGTGGCGCGCCGCTCCTGGAGAAGCGTCACATGGGTGCGGACGAGCTGCTCGGCTGCGTTCTGGGGCGACTGGTTCCGGGCCACGCCCCGCTGCGCGCCGCGGAGCGCGTGCCCTTCTTCACGGTGGTGGAGTTCACCACGCCCAACGGGGCAACGCTGTCGGGCTTCAGCCATGACGCGGGGCCGGGCGCGCTCTTCGTGCGCACCCTGACGCCGGCGCGCGAGGGCACCCGGCTGACGCTGAAGGTGTTGCTCGCGGGCCAGCGCGCGCCCTGCACCGCCGAGGCGACGGTGGCGTGGTCCAACCCGCCCCTGCCGCAGGGCGTCTTCCGGTCCTCGGTGGGCATGGGGCTGCGGCTGGAGCACATGGACCCGGTGCTCACCCAGCAGTTCGTCCGCTTCGTGCCCCGGGGTCTCGGTTTTCCGGCTCCAGGTTCGCCGCGCGCCTCAGGTTTCTGA
- a CDS encoding beta-propeller domain-containing protein, whose amino-acid sequence MSRPPLAWHRGGRGAVSGAEVQREGRMRQWKRWSWAGVVAVVAVGCDEGNKPLSPVDNEPVQQEARLESFPGCEALEQHIEDTATKQMRAALESYKQYAYGGGHGDGGAAPPMTGAPQEDSSGGGGRPNDYTGTNNQVAGVHEADFVQNDGTRIFVLSGPRLYIHRSWPAEQLTRTAVLEVEGWPREMLLDAERNRLVITSEVAEDRPGTVAGGRGTDDMPVVDCAGFGCGHAYSNTVKVTVVDVADLEAPRVLEQVYLPGGYISARRVDSAVRLVFSDGFRWPADVRFYPEYSPGFFGDRSRLVASIDALIKQNEQRIRAQSLEDWLPKGRRVAADGEVKPLAYDCTSFYRANGPTGLGLVSVLSLNLDAEDSSPSQTSVVGTPGEVYASHEALYVASRHWWWWPEPGQTTHTYLHKFDIRDPDQATYVGSGTVEGYIVNQFAMDEREGVLRVATTVELPPENPGTGNGGDTVWTPPETVNRVVTLHTRDGHLKELGRSEDLARGERIFSARFMGTRGYVVTFRQVDPLFTFDLSDPANPRKVGELKIPGFSTYIHPLGDTHLLTFGEHRNEDGTWQDRALKLSLFDVSDLAQPRETFTHQLGSMGSHSEALYEHKAFTYFPAKGLLALPFTDWDYNAYDYWSGFRSELRVFRVDTATGFSPVGTVSMRDMYQSFNFRNWSWYWQPTVRRSIMADDYVYTISDAGLRVSHVDSLQTPLVTAPFHPPMLP is encoded by the coding sequence ATGTCCCGGCCGCCGCTGGCGTGGCACCGGGGAGGCCGGGGGGCCGTCAGTGGGGCCGAAGTGCAACGGGAGGGTCGAATGCGGCAGTGGAAACGCTGGAGTTGGGCCGGAGTGGTGGCTGTCGTCGCGGTGGGATGTGACGAAGGCAACAAGCCGTTGTCCCCGGTCGACAACGAGCCCGTGCAGCAGGAGGCCCGGCTGGAGAGCTTCCCTGGCTGTGAGGCCCTGGAGCAGCACATCGAGGACACGGCGACGAAGCAGATGCGCGCGGCGCTGGAGAGCTACAAGCAGTACGCCTACGGAGGCGGCCATGGGGATGGGGGCGCGGCGCCGCCCATGACGGGCGCGCCGCAGGAGGACTCCTCCGGAGGCGGCGGCAGGCCCAACGACTACACGGGCACGAACAACCAGGTCGCCGGCGTGCACGAGGCCGACTTCGTGCAGAACGACGGCACGCGCATCTTCGTGCTGTCGGGCCCCCGGCTCTACATCCACCGTTCGTGGCCCGCGGAGCAGCTCACGCGGACGGCCGTGCTGGAGGTGGAGGGTTGGCCGCGCGAGATGCTGCTCGACGCCGAGCGCAACCGGCTGGTCATCACCTCGGAAGTAGCCGAGGACCGCCCCGGGACGGTGGCGGGGGGCCGCGGCACGGACGACATGCCAGTCGTCGACTGCGCCGGCTTCGGTTGTGGCCATGCGTACAGCAACACCGTGAAGGTGACGGTGGTGGACGTGGCGGACCTGGAGGCGCCTCGGGTGCTGGAGCAGGTCTACCTGCCCGGCGGCTACATCAGCGCCCGGCGCGTGGACAGCGCGGTGCGGCTGGTGTTCTCGGACGGGTTCCGCTGGCCGGCGGATGTGCGCTTCTATCCCGAGTACTCGCCGGGGTTCTTCGGTGACCGGTCCCGGCTGGTCGCGTCCATCGACGCGCTCATCAAGCAGAACGAGCAGCGCATCCGCGCGCAGTCGCTGGAGGATTGGCTGCCGAAGGGCCGGCGCGTGGCGGCGGACGGCGAGGTGAAGCCGCTCGCGTATGACTGCACGTCGTTCTACCGCGCCAACGGGCCCACCGGGCTGGGCCTGGTGTCGGTGCTGTCGCTGAACCTGGACGCGGAGGATTCGTCGCCCAGCCAGACCAGCGTGGTGGGCACGCCCGGCGAGGTGTACGCGTCCCATGAGGCGCTCTACGTGGCGTCTCGCCACTGGTGGTGGTGGCCGGAGCCCGGCCAGACGACGCACACGTACCTCCACAAGTTCGACATCCGCGACCCGGACCAGGCCACCTACGTGGGCAGCGGCACGGTGGAGGGATACATCGTCAACCAGTTCGCCATGGACGAGCGCGAGGGCGTGCTGCGGGTGGCCACCACCGTGGAGCTCCCACCGGAGAACCCGGGGACCGGGAACGGCGGGGACACCGTGTGGACGCCTCCGGAGACGGTCAACCGCGTGGTGACGCTGCATACGAGGGACGGGCACCTGAAGGAGCTGGGCCGCAGCGAGGACCTGGCCCGGGGTGAGCGCATCTTCAGCGCGCGCTTCATGGGCACGCGAGGCTACGTCGTCACCTTCCGGCAGGTGGACCCGCTCTTCACCTTCGACCTGAGCGACCCGGCGAACCCGCGCAAGGTGGGCGAGCTGAAGATTCCGGGCTTCTCCACGTACATCCACCCGCTGGGTGACACGCACCTGCTCACCTTCGGCGAGCACCGCAACGAGGACGGCACCTGGCAGGACCGCGCCCTCAAGCTGTCGCTCTTCGACGTGAGTGACCTGGCGCAGCCCCGGGAGACCTTCACGCACCAGCTGGGCTCGATGGGCAGCCACAGCGAGGCGCTCTACGAGCACAAGGCCTTCACCTACTTCCCCGCCAAGGGATTGCTGGCCCTGCCCTTCACGGACTGGGACTACAACGCCTACGACTACTGGTCCGGCTTCCGCAGCGAGCTGCGCGTCTTCCGCGTGGACACGGCCACGGGCTTCTCGCCAGTGGGCACCGTCTCCATGCGGGACATGTACCAGTCGTTCAACTTCCGGAACTGGAGCTGGTACTGGCAGCCGACGGTGCGCCGCAGCATCATGGCGGACGACTACGTCTACACCATCTCCGACGCGGGGCTGCGCGTGTCCCACGTGGACAGCCTTCAGACACCGCTGGTCACCGCGCCCTTCCATCCGCCCATGCTGCCGTAG